The proteins below come from a single Eubacterium limosum genomic window:
- a CDS encoding AzlC family ABC transporter permease gives METTEEKIIINNSFAKGLQDGIPIGLGYLSVAFTFGMMAVTQGLPAWSAVLISMTNLTSAGQFAGLDLIVLGAPFVEMALTQLIINLRYALMSLSLSQKLEDSVTTLERCLIAFGNTDEIFAVSSGQPGKLGKWYMFGLMVMPYIGWSGGTLIGAAASTILPEFIRSALGIAIYGMFIAIIIPPARKKKSVRAVLIFAVALSCIFTFAPILSQVSTGFTIIICTIAASAFGAWFFPISEEEEI, from the coding sequence ATGGAAACGACAGAAGAGAAGATCATCATTAACAACAGCTTCGCAAAGGGATTGCAGGATGGGATTCCCATAGGTCTGGGCTACCTGTCAGTGGCTTTTACCTTTGGAATGATGGCCGTCACCCAGGGGCTTCCTGCCTGGTCTGCGGTACTTATTTCCATGACAAACCTGACTTCAGCGGGGCAGTTTGCCGGGCTGGATTTGATTGTACTTGGCGCTCCCTTTGTGGAGATGGCGCTTACTCAGCTGATCATCAATCTGCGGTATGCGCTCATGTCTTTGTCCTTGTCGCAAAAACTGGAAGACTCTGTGACGACCCTGGAGCGCTGCCTGATCGCCTTTGGAAACACCGATGAAATCTTTGCCGTGAGCAGCGGGCAGCCTGGAAAGCTGGGAAAATGGTACATGTTTGGCCTGATGGTGATGCCTTATATTGGCTGGTCGGGCGGAACCCTCATTGGCGCGGCGGCCAGCACTATTCTTCCGGAGTTCATACGTTCCGCTCTGGGAATCGCCATTTACGGTATGTTTATCGCCATTATCATACCGCCGGCAAGAAAGAAAAAATCGGTCAGAGCCGTGTTGATCTTTGCAGTGGCACTAAGCTGTATTTTTACCTTTGCGCCAATCCTGAGCCAGGTATCAACGGGTTTTACCATTATCATCTGCACTATTGCCGCGTCGGCCTTTGGCGCCTGGTTCTTTCCCATCAGTGAGGAGGAGGAAATATGA
- the mtcB gene encoding L-carnitine--corrinoid protein Co-methyltransferase MtcB → MIRNSLTDVFFAKDDVENLHEGVLRVLSKVGVKIENDEALGIFEQHGARVENGTVYIGEVLLNKALQTVPANFELQGFDRTVQVGLDHDPVVIPTNGTPMVLNFDGSYSDTNTDDLVNFYKLIDTSDVMQVTSEIAVDVPGLDKTKDSLLAQTALLMKYSHKPIYNILGATIHNYKKGSVAQGVRENIQFAKKYYGYDDKYVIYSGTCVISPLGVGWEAMDHFMGFIKENQPISITACSMTNLTAPGSLYGSVVEDAAAILSIVVLSQLMNPGLPVLYTSLSSMSDMRYVQLCMGAPEFALITLGHIALANFYKIPVRVGGALGDAFKADYQAGVESFVGLMAPMLSQSAMIPHGCGTMGSFNLTSYEKFIMDEETIRYLMRLRRGFEVSDKRKEKALKDITKVGPRGNFLGGRTPKEYREDNYLASEVFNRKGCKENTREEQGDIRDRARKVYDARMEAYELPDTTLEQKKLLNTELPEQYKFDI, encoded by the coding sequence ATGATTCGTAACAGTTTAACAGATGTGTTTTTTGCAAAGGATGACGTTGAAAATCTGCATGAGGGTGTTTTACGCGTTTTAAGCAAAGTTGGGGTTAAGATCGAGAATGACGAAGCGCTTGGAATTTTTGAACAGCATGGCGCGAGGGTAGAAAACGGTACAGTTTATATTGGAGAGGTTCTTTTGAACAAAGCACTCCAGACCGTTCCGGCAAACTTTGAACTGCAGGGCTTTGACCGCACAGTACAGGTCGGTCTCGACCACGATCCAGTGGTTATCCCAACAAACGGCACGCCGATGGTACTCAATTTTGACGGTTCTTATTCAGATACCAATACTGATGATTTGGTCAACTTTTACAAGCTTATTGATACCTCAGATGTAATGCAGGTTACCAGTGAAATTGCGGTGGACGTACCGGGTCTTGATAAAACTAAGGATTCGCTGCTGGCGCAGACGGCGCTGCTGATGAAATACAGCCATAAGCCCATCTACAATATTTTGGGCGCGACCATCCACAATTACAAAAAAGGCAGCGTGGCTCAGGGGGTGCGTGAAAATATCCAGTTTGCCAAAAAATATTATGGCTATGATGACAAGTATGTTATTTACAGCGGCACCTGCGTTATTTCACCGCTGGGTGTTGGCTGGGAGGCCATGGATCATTTTATGGGCTTTATTAAGGAAAACCAGCCCATCAGCATTACGGCCTGCTCCATGACGAACCTGACCGCACCGGGCTCTCTGTATGGATCGGTTGTAGAGGATGCGGCGGCAATTTTATCCATCGTGGTTTTATCCCAGCTCATGAATCCGGGCCTTCCGGTATTATATACCAGTCTTTCCTCCATGTCGGATATGCGCTATGTGCAGCTGTGCATGGGCGCGCCGGAATTTGCTTTGATCACACTGGGACACATTGCCCTGGCAAATTTCTATAAAATTCCGGTACGTGTCGGCGGCGCTCTGGGGGATGCCTTTAAGGCCGATTACCAGGCGGGCGTTGAATCCTTTGTGGGGCTGATGGCCCCGATGCTGAGCCAGTCAGCAATGATTCCTCACGGCTGCGGCACTATGGGCAGTTTTAATCTGACCAGCTATGAAAAATTTATTATGGACGAAGAAACCATCCGCTATCTCATGCGTCTGCGCAGGGGCTTTGAAGTGTCAGATAAGCGAAAGGAAAAAGCGCTGAAGGATATCACGAAGGTAGGGCCAAGAGGAAACTTCCTGGGAGGACGTACCCCTAAGGAATACCGGGAAGATAACTATCTGGCCTCCGAGGTGTTTAACCGTAAGGGCTGTAAGGAGAACACCCGTGAAGAACAGGGCGATATCCGGGATCGCGCCAGGAAGGTCTATGACGCCCGCATGGAGGCCTATGAGCTGCCAGATACCACGCTGGAACAGAAAAAGCTGTTGAACACTGAGCTGCCGGAACAATATAAATTTGATATTTAA
- a CDS encoding DUF3795 domain-containing protein: MKEIISCCGVVCTSCEYYPETCPGCPAIEGKAFWLEYTGGDICGIYECCILERKKPHCGKCGELPCHRYFDTPDPTKTPEENKADFRRQMEQLKRMG, from the coding sequence ATGAAAGAAATCATCAGTTGCTGCGGCGTTGTCTGTACAAGCTGTGAGTATTACCCTGAAACCTGTCCGGGCTGTCCAGCCATTGAGGGGAAAGCTTTCTGGCTTGAGTATACCGGAGGAGATATCTGCGGTATTTATGAATGCTGTATTCTTGAGAGGAAAAAGCCTCATTGTGGAAAATGCGGAGAGCTGCCCTGCCACCGCTATTTCGATACACCAGATCCTACCAAGACCCCAGAGGAAAACAAAGCGGACTTCAGAAGACAGATGGAACAGCTCAAAAGGATGGGATAG
- a CDS encoding MATE family efflux transporter, translating to MVNDMTRGKPAKILMVFMLPMLLGNIFQQLYNIVDTVIVGNYVGADALAAVGSTAAMVFLLVAVAMGLSMGCSVLISQYFGAGDKKNMRRAVFTSMVFILAVGAVVCVLGLAISDWLLHLIQTPANIFEGASTYINIYYMGCIFLFTYNGLAAICRAVGDSKTPLYFLIVAALLNIVLDLVFVIYFNMGVAGVAWATLIAQGVSAVTCLIYVYFKVPVLKLHREDCVFDFKMLKDLLAYAIPSTVQQCIVSFSMMAIQGLVNSFGSVFIAGYTAATKIDSIAIQPLLSVTMSLSTFTAQNIGAGRTERVYEGFKVTILIVVIMCLAISGLIFLFGDVFIGAFVDSVADAGVIQVGVEYIRIVSVFYVVMGLMFSAGSVLRGAGDATAFMMGSLSNFVVRIAAAYILAGMIGSSAIWWSIPMGWGVGLLVNYIRYRSKKWEDKAIISKKQVEA from the coding sequence ATGGTTAATGATATGACCCGGGGCAAACCGGCGAAAATTTTAATGGTTTTTATGCTGCCCATGCTGCTCGGAAACATTTTTCAGCAGCTTTACAATATTGTTGATACCGTTATTGTTGGAAATTATGTCGGCGCAGATGCGCTGGCAGCGGTGGGCTCGACGGCGGCAATGGTATTTTTACTGGTGGCGGTCGCCATGGGGCTGAGTATGGGCTGTTCTGTACTTATTTCCCAGTATTTTGGTGCGGGGGACAAGAAAAATATGCGCCGTGCGGTGTTTACCAGCATGGTTTTTATTTTGGCGGTCGGAGCTGTGGTTTGTGTGCTGGGCCTTGCGATTTCGGACTGGCTGCTGCATTTGATCCAGACGCCGGCCAATATTTTTGAAGGCGCGTCCACCTACATAAACATCTATTACATGGGCTGCATTTTTTTGTTTACCTATAACGGCCTGGCCGCAATATGCCGTGCAGTCGGCGATTCAAAAACCCCACTGTATTTTTTGATTGTCGCGGCTCTTTTGAATATTGTGCTGGATTTGGTATTTGTTATTTATTTTAACATGGGTGTGGCTGGTGTGGCCTGGGCTACGCTGATCGCCCAGGGCGTATCGGCAGTTACCTGCCTGATCTATGTTTATTTTAAAGTGCCGGTGCTCAAGCTCCACAGGGAAGACTGTGTTTTTGATTTTAAAATGCTGAAAGATCTGCTGGCCTATGCCATTCCCTCAACGGTGCAGCAGTGTATTGTATCGTTCTCGATGATGGCAATCCAGGGCCTGGTAAACAGCTTTGGCTCGGTCTTTATCGCAGGGTATACCGCAGCGACTAAGATCGACTCCATCGCGATTCAGCCATTGCTCAGCGTCACCATGTCGCTGTCCACCTTTACGGCGCAGAATATCGGCGCTGGCCGTACAGAGCGTGTTTACGAGGGTTTTAAGGTAACAATTCTAATTGTTGTAATCATGTGCCTTGCGATTTCCGGGCTGATCTTTTTATTCGGGGATGTCTTTATCGGCGCTTTTGTGGATTCTGTGGCAGACGCGGGTGTTATTCAGGTTGGCGTTGAGTATATCCGTATCGTTTCAGTGTTTTATGTGGTCATGGGACTCATGTTTTCAGCCGGCAGTGTGCTGCGCGGTGCAGGAGATGCCACAGCCTTTATGATGGGCTCTCTTTCAAACTTTGTTGTCCGTATCGCAGCAGCGTATATTCTGGCAGGAATGATCGGTTCCAGCGCAATCTGGTGGTCTATCCCCATGGGATGGGGCGTCGGTCTTTTGGTCAATTATATCCGCTACCGCAGTAAAAAGTGGGAAGACAAAGCCATCATCAGTAAAAAGCAGGTTGAAGCTTAA
- a CDS encoding helix-turn-helix domain-containing protein, with translation MKNHLSMNLTALRKMNQYTQEEVASRIGVSRQAVAKWESGESAPDVINCNALAEMYNVSLDDLVNYNETERDGLAIPPKDKHMFGCVSVGERGQIVIPKKAREIFDIKPGDRLMVLGDEDPERAGIAIVKEDVFMELAAQIMDAVKRGEE, from the coding sequence ATGAAAAATCATTTAAGTATGAATCTGACAGCACTCCGGAAAATGAACCAGTATACGCAGGAGGAGGTAGCATCCAGAATCGGCGTCAGCCGTCAGGCTGTGGCAAAATGGGAAAGCGGTGAGAGCGCACCGGATGTCATTAACTGTAACGCGTTGGCCGAAATGTACAATGTGAGCCTGGATGACCTTGTGAATTATAATGAAACAGAAAGAGACGGGCTGGCCATCCCGCCAAAGGATAAGCATATGTTCGGCTGTGTAAGCGTGGGAGAGCGCGGGCAGATTGTTATCCCCAAAAAAGCACGCGAAATTTTTGATATAAAACCCGGTGACCGACTGATGGTTCTCGGCGATGAAGACCCTGAGAGAGCCGGTATTGCCATTGTAAAGGAAGATGTTTTTATGGAGCTTGCCGCCCAGATCATGGACGCAGTGAAAAGAGGCGAGGAATAG
- a CDS encoding MFS transporter, whose translation MNFLKGEKKLSDLTRFHKMFLIVLISMGSSIIYMPVYLKNVFYEPLMVGLGVSNEQLGALVGMYGIMATILYIPSGIVADKVRVRTLAWVGFAATALAVFWYAAMPSYGVLLFIFGLMAVTTILIWWGTRFKLVRLVSSEEEYPKNIGFSYGLYGVAGLIFNMIALGVFGMIADQTRGVTTVLIIMGAIILLFGILSFFFIPKFEGEIKTDGKSFNLSEFAEALKHPGVWLASISMFFICFVYQGMNYTTPFLTNVFGASLGLVSVVGMIRTYGITLISSPILGKVAEKINSPAKVIMVISAVAALCYGSFLILPKTAAMAIVVAVIMVVLGFVGNGAFGIASSQLTETRVPIHIFGAATGMVSVIGFLPESFMHQWFGGMIDRQGNAAFTTIFLILIVCAVLSIGASLLVRRYAKKHVGTGEDKKIVKETDTAVE comes from the coding sequence ATGAATTTTTTAAAGGGTGAAAAAAAGCTGAGTGACTTGACCAGATTTCACAAAATGTTTCTCATTGTGCTTATCAGTATGGGAAGCTCTATAATCTATATGCCGGTTTATTTAAAAAACGTCTTTTATGAACCGCTGATGGTGGGCCTTGGCGTGTCCAATGAGCAGCTCGGCGCGCTGGTGGGAATGTATGGCATTATGGCGACGATTCTATATATACCTTCTGGTATTGTAGCAGATAAGGTCAGGGTGCGGACTCTGGCCTGGGTAGGCTTTGCTGCGACGGCCCTGGCCGTATTCTGGTACGCTGCCATGCCGTCTTACGGCGTACTGCTCTTTATTTTTGGGCTGATGGCAGTCACTACCATTCTAATCTGGTGGGGCACCCGTTTCAAGCTGGTCCGTCTGGTATCCTCTGAGGAGGAATACCCTAAGAATATTGGCTTCAGCTACGGCCTTTACGGTGTGGCAGGACTTATCTTCAACATGATCGCCCTCGGTGTTTTCGGGATGATCGCTGACCAGACCAGGGGAGTGACTACGGTGCTGATCATTATGGGCGCCATTATCCTGCTGTTTGGCATCCTCTCCTTTTTCTTTATCCCTAAATTTGAAGGAGAAATTAAAACCGACGGCAAGTCCTTTAACCTGTCAGAGTTTGCCGAAGCACTGAAGCATCCGGGTGTGTGGCTGGCCTCCATTTCCATGTTTTTTATCTGTTTTGTCTATCAGGGCATGAATTACACCACGCCGTTTTTGACAAATGTTTTCGGTGCGTCCCTGGGCCTGGTATCTGTAGTGGGAATGATACGGACTTACGGCATCACTCTGATCTCATCGCCGATTCTTGGAAAGGTGGCGGAAAAAATAAATTCACCGGCCAAGGTTATTATGGTTATTTCCGCAGTGGCTGCGCTCTGCTACGGCTCTTTCCTGATCCTGCCGAAAACAGCGGCCATGGCCATTGTCGTTGCGGTGATCATGGTGGTTCTGGGCTTTGTGGGAAACGGTGCCTTTGGCATTGCGTCGTCACAGCTCACAGAAACCAGGGTGCCCATTCATATATTCGGCGCGGCAACCGGAATGGTCTCTGTCATTGGCTTTTTACCGGAAAGCTTTATGCACCAGTGGTTTGGCGGTATGATCGACAGACAGGGCAACGCGGCCTTTACCACTATTTTCCTGATCCTTATCGTGTGCGCTGTGCTGAGTATTGGTGCTTCGCTGCTGGTGCGCCGTTATGCTAAAAAGCATGTGGGTACAGGGGAAGATAAGAAGATCGTAAAAGAAACGGATACCGCAGTGGAATAA
- a CDS encoding 4'-phosphopantetheinyl transferase family protein: MIDVYTLDTHFFSVTGKTVHVEVLLNKIFEKKGLPVPVKVEKNRYGKPFLKEYPSLHFNGSHSGDYLVCAVSQNPVGVDVQLIDRTKRLMPLAKRFMSPGEVRRLESLDDEKRTQAFYRLWAQKESYMKYRGLGFALPLSAFEIQQRGEEYQILDEGCQAGGVFLRRLELAPDYELWVCGEEPKVRKIEFEVYEE, from the coding sequence ATGATTGATGTGTACACACTGGATACGCATTTTTTTTCGGTTACAGGAAAAACAGTGCATGTCGAGGTGCTCTTAAATAAAATATTTGAGAAAAAGGGGCTGCCAGTTCCGGTGAAAGTGGAAAAGAACCGCTATGGAAAGCCTTTTTTGAAAGAATACCCCAGTCTGCACTTTAACGGTTCACACTCGGGAGATTATCTGGTGTGCGCGGTGTCCCAAAACCCGGTGGGAGTGGACGTGCAGCTCATTGACCGGACAAAACGGCTGATGCCCCTGGCAAAGCGCTTTATGTCGCCCGGAGAGGTCCGCAGGCTGGAATCTCTGGACGATGAAAAACGGACGCAGGCATTTTACAGGCTGTGGGCGCAGAAGGAAAGCTATATGAAATACCGGGGCCTGGGCTTTGCCTTGCCGCTGAGTGCCTTTGAGATACAGCAAAGAGGGGAAGAATACCAAATCCTTGACGAGGGCTGCCAGGCCGGAGGCGTCTTTTTAAGACGTCTGGAGCTGGCTCCGGATTACGAACTCTGGGTCTGCGGTGAGGAGCCAAAGGTACGAAAAATTGAATTTGAAGTTTATGAGGAGTAG
- a CDS encoding GNAT family N-acetyltransferase, whose product MKIRKMQFSDMPELARLYYQFWREPSDVGAMERQFRRLEKTDNHILLCAEQDSCLVGSVMGIICEDLYGNYCPFMVLENMIVDKSCRQSGIGKALLGALEKQAKERRCTQIILVTEENRKDACRFYETNGFQADNAGYKKKL is encoded by the coding sequence GTGAAAATAAGAAAAATGCAGTTTTCCGACATGCCAGAGCTTGCCAGGCTTTATTACCAGTTCTGGAGAGAGCCCTCAGACGTCGGAGCAATGGAGCGCCAATTCAGGCGCCTTGAAAAAACAGATAACCACATTCTTCTATGTGCAGAACAAGACAGCTGCCTTGTTGGGTCGGTGATGGGCATAATCTGTGAGGACCTCTATGGGAACTACTGCCCTTTTATGGTGCTTGAAAATATGATTGTAGATAAATCCTGCCGTCAGAGCGGCATTGGTAAGGCTCTGCTTGGCGCTCTGGAAAAGCAGGCAAAAGAACGAAGATGTACCCAGATCATTCTAGTAACAGAAGAGAATCGGAAAGATGCCTGCCGTTTTTACGAAACGAATGGCTTCCAGGCAGATAATGCAGGTTATAAGAAAAAATTATGA
- a CDS encoding sigma-54 interaction domain-containing protein, translated as MKKFDHDPEYSAYLDSLPREMLLSILEHCYNEIFVNDRDGRIVYVNPACIRHYGLKPEDLVHAKNTDVFQGNWTPMALDYAMDEKRIIFAKQRFIPADEELVTILTPVLDDKGSVELVIGNVQENEITHWDVSYKDDDLKTGRRHKSSHFNSNETPIISRSFNYWKIITELKQISDSTIPVLLLGESGTGKTYVAEYIHENSGREGLFITLNCTAIPESLLESELFGYAPGAFTGASSKGKIGLIEMANNGTLFLDEIGDLPLYLQAKLLDVLENQRYIPVGGTKMKHVNIRIITATNKDIDTLVKEGKFREDLYWRISTFNTILPPLRKRRDDILPLSNFFLKLFNEKYEKNKTFSQEVLSAFMRYNWPGNVRQLKNMIERLVVVTMGNIIDLQKLPETMFRENRNTPDNSALTLDERVEALKKDIVRDAYRKNQTVRRAAAALGITASKAQRLIKEYCGDLQKNYEG; from the coding sequence ATGAAAAAATTTGACCATGATCCTGAATACAGCGCTTATCTGGACAGCCTGCCCAGGGAAATGCTGTTGTCTATATTGGAGCATTGTTATAATGAAATTTTTGTCAATGACCGAGATGGCAGGATCGTCTATGTAAACCCAGCCTGTATCCGCCATTATGGCCTGAAACCTGAGGACCTGGTCCACGCTAAAAACACTGATGTTTTTCAGGGGAACTGGACGCCCATGGCTCTGGACTACGCCATGGATGAAAAGCGCATTATCTTTGCCAAGCAGCGCTTTATCCCCGCCGACGAAGAGCTGGTTACCATTTTGACCCCGGTTCTGGACGATAAAGGCAGTGTGGAGCTCGTTATCGGCAATGTTCAGGAAAATGAAATTACTCACTGGGACGTTTCCTATAAGGATGACGACCTGAAAACCGGCCGGCGGCATAAGAGCAGTCATTTTAACTCCAACGAAACGCCCATCATCAGCCGTTCCTTTAACTATTGGAAAATCATCACCGAGCTCAAGCAGATCTCAGACTCCACCATTCCTGTTCTCCTGCTGGGCGAATCCGGCACAGGGAAAACCTATGTGGCTGAATATATCCATGAGAACAGCGGACGCGAAGGGCTGTTCATCACCCTCAACTGTACCGCCATTCCTGAATCCCTGTTGGAATCCGAGCTTTTCGGCTACGCGCCCGGAGCCTTTACAGGCGCCAGCAGCAAGGGGAAAATAGGCCTGATCGAAATGGCCAACAACGGCACATTGTTTTTGGATGAAATCGGCGACCTGCCCCTCTACCTTCAGGCCAAGCTTCTGGATGTGCTTGAAAACCAGCGGTATATTCCCGTCGGCGGCACAAAAATGAAGCACGTAAACATCCGCATCATCACTGCCACCAACAAAGATATTGACACACTGGTAAAAGAGGGGAAATTTCGCGAGGACCTTTACTGGCGTATCAGTACCTTTAATACCATTTTGCCGCCGCTGAGAAAACGGAGAGATGATATTCTCCCCCTGTCTAACTTTTTCCTCAAGCTGTTTAATGAAAAATACGAAAAAAATAAGACCTTCTCGCAGGAGGTCCTCAGCGCCTTTATGCGCTACAACTGGCCCGGCAATGTGCGCCAACTCAAAAATATGATCGAGCGCCTGGTGGTCGTCACCATGGGCAATATCATCGACCTCCAAAAGCTCCCGGAAACCATGTTTAGAGAAAACCGCAATACCCCAGACAACAGCGCTCTTACCCTTGACGAACGTGTGGAGGCATTAAAAAAGGACATCGTCCGCGATGCCTATAGAAAAAACCAGACCGTCCGCAGGGCTGCCGCCGCACTTGGCATTACCGCCTCCAAAGCACAACGGCTGATTAAGGAGTACTGCGGAGATTTACAAAAAAATTATGAAGGGTAG
- a CDS encoding MarR family winged helix-turn-helix transcriptional regulator, with translation MFFKNISIIYRHSEILFQKRLGGMQLNNTEQSILLYLKHNDGVNQHAIARFFQFNKTTVAKTLSALEDMGLIKRETNCESKREKRVYLTEAGNKAVVLIKESRRQLEEEVMAEFTEEEKALFDELSERIAVKVWKLNQESDG, from the coding sequence ATGTTTTTTAAAAATATCTCAATCATTTACCGCCACAGCGAAATCTTATTTCAAAAGCGGCTGGGCGGTATGCAGCTCAATAATACAGAGCAGTCCATTCTTTTGTATTTAAAACACAATGACGGTGTTAACCAGCACGCCATTGCCCGTTTTTTTCAGTTTAACAAAACCACTGTGGCAAAAACGCTGTCCGCGCTGGAAGATATGGGGCTCATTAAACGTGAAACCAACTGTGAAAGCAAAAGAGAAAAGCGCGTTTATCTGACCGAGGCCGGCAATAAGGCGGTAGTTCTTATCAAGGAAAGCAGAAGGCAGCTGGAAGAAGAAGTGATGGCAGAATTTACAGAAGAGGAAAAGGCCTTGTTTGATGAGCTGTCAGAAAGGATAGCAGTAAAAGTTTGGAAGCTTAATCAGGAAAGTGACGGCTGA
- a CDS encoding ABC-2 transporter permease: MMRALLYKELLLTSLPPMFIFMFFGAMLMIPGYPYYVPFFFGCLGLFFTFQNGRENKDTFYTAALPISKGDVVRARCLLVVLVELGEVLISVPFAVLRAYVLPPNPVGIEPNPAFYGFVLIMFTIFNVIFLTQFYKTAYNVGKAFVIAQIPLWLYIIVMEALVHFPVPGTYLDTTNPSMMLRQLPILAAGVVIYILGMLVACRVSIRRFEKVDL, from the coding sequence ATGATGAGAGCATTGCTTTATAAAGAACTGCTTTTAACCAGTCTGCCGCCGATGTTTATTTTTATGTTCTTTGGCGCCATGCTGATGATTCCTGGATATCCCTATTATGTTCCGTTTTTCTTTGGCTGCCTTGGGCTTTTCTTTACCTTTCAAAACGGGCGCGAAAACAAGGATACCTTTTATACCGCAGCGCTGCCCATCTCAAAGGGAGATGTTGTCAGGGCAAGATGCCTTCTGGTAGTGCTGGTGGAGCTTGGCGAGGTGCTTATCTCTGTTCCCTTCGCGGTTCTGCGGGCGTATGTGCTGCCGCCGAATCCGGTAGGGATTGAGCCGAATCCTGCATTTTATGGCTTTGTATTGATCATGTTTACCATTTTTAACGTGATATTCCTGACACAGTTTTATAAAACAGCCTACAATGTTGGAAAAGCTTTTGTCATAGCGCAGATCCCTCTGTGGCTGTATATTATTGTGATGGAAGCCCTGGTGCATTTTCCGGTGCCCGGTACATATCTGGATACTACCAACCCATCTATGATGCTGAGACAGCTGCCGATTCTGGCAGCCGGAGTCGTAATTTACATATTGGGAATGTTGGTGGCCTGCCGTGTTTCCATTCGGCGGTTTGAAAAAGTTGATTTGTAG
- a CDS encoding DUF6376 family protein has translation MKVKKKLFMSTVAVLVTSLVLAGCGSKDGPAGKAEYLGFLGSQFTSMTTTVQNIQDKLSGFTEDSLSDSAWVSDMDKQLDQVDKACDAVISYDKVPQDYVDLHSKLTDVANQLKPAVAKYKTGIENKDYDALSSANEQVKTAAVSLESYIPELKNLLGSQN, from the coding sequence ATGAAAGTTAAAAAGAAGCTTTTTATGTCTACTGTGGCGGTCCTGGTAACCTCATTGGTATTGGCCGGCTGCGGCAGTAAGGACGGGCCGGCAGGAAAGGCTGAGTACCTTGGATTTCTGGGCAGCCAGTTTACTTCGATGACCACCACTGTACAGAATATTCAGGATAAACTGTCAGGCTTTACAGAGGACTCCCTGTCTGACAGCGCGTGGGTATCGGATATGGATAAGCAGCTGGATCAGGTTGATAAAGCCTGTGACGCTGTTATCAGTTATGATAAGGTGCCGCAGGATTACGTGGATCTCCACAGTAAGCTTACCGATGTGGCAAATCAGCTTAAACCAGCGGTGGCAAAATATAAAACCGGTATCGAAAACAAAGATTATGACGCACTGTCCTCAGCTAACGAACAGGTAAAAACCGCGGCGGTTTCACTGGAATCATATATCCCAGAGCTTAAAAATCTGCTGGGCAGTCAAAATTAG
- a CDS encoding ABC transporter ATP-binding protein gives MNLLSVKNLSKKYPAFELKEVSFDVKQGSIMGFIGKNGAGKSTTLKAMLNMVHPNSGTIEMMGKDFNQNEAWCKQNIGVVLGGIDYYPKKKLKTITKVTSRFYEKWDDEKYQQALKLFELDERKTVDQLSAGMRVKYLIALALSHHASLLIFDEPTSGLDPVSRDDLLVLFEKLVQAGDRSILFSTHITSDLEKCADTITYIKDGAVLASEDREVFIRHFQYLKDNESAPALSLEDIMVHMERKKYDESIAL, from the coding sequence ATGAATCTGTTATCTGTCAAAAATCTCAGCAAAAAATATCCGGCTTTTGAGTTAAAGGAGGTTTCCTTTGACGTGAAGCAGGGAAGCATTATGGGTTTTATTGGAAAAAACGGGGCAGGAAAGAGCACCACCCTCAAGGCCATGCTGAATATGGTCCATCCCAACAGCGGCACCATTGAAATGATGGGAAAAGATTTTAATCAAAACGAAGCATGGTGTAAGCAGAATATCGGTGTCGTGCTGGGAGGAATTGATTACTATCCCAAAAAGAAGCTAAAGACCATCACCAAAGTGACCAGCCGGTTTTATGAAAAATGGGATGACGAAAAGTATCAGCAGGCTTTAAAGCTTTTTGAGCTTGATGAGCGTAAAACTGTGGACCAGCTGTCAGCTGGTATGCGGGTTAAATATCTCATAGCACTGGCGCTTTCACACCATGCCAGCCTTTTGATTTTTGACGAGCCGACCAGCGGCCTGGACCCTGTATCGAGAGATGATCTTCTGGTTTTGTTTGAAAAACTGGTGCAGGCAGGTGACCGCAGCATCCTGTTTTCTACGCACATCACATCAGACCTGGAAAAATGTGCAGATACGATTACCTATATTAAGGACGGCGCCGTTCTCGCCAGTGAAGATCGGGAAGTATTTATCCGCCATTTCCAGTATCTTAAAGATAACGAAAGCGCCCCGGCATTGTCATTGGAAGATATTATGGTTCATATGGAAAGGAAAAAATATGATGAGAGCATTGCTTTATAA